A genomic stretch from Salvelinus namaycush isolate Seneca chromosome 25, SaNama_1.0, whole genome shotgun sequence includes:
- the LOC120020271 gene encoding corticoliberin-like: MKLNVFVSAVALLGAFQPRYECRAIETPGALDSFHNLQAELQQQLPILLRLGEEYFIRLDNSNQNSPQSSLSNTSPGAAARSTTVNRALLQFTQRLLQGKVGNSNRFLNSYANQMDDSMERGKRTWPGEEPPISLDLTFHLLREVLEMARDEQLVQQAYSNRKMMDIFGK, encoded by the coding sequence ATGAAGTTGAATGTCTTCGTTTCCGCTGTGGCTCTACTTGGTGCCTTCCAACCCCGCTATGAATGTAGAGCTATTGAAACCCCCGGAGCACTTGATTCATTCCACAATCTTCAGGCAGAGCTGCAACAGCAACTCCCTATTCTTCTGCGACTAGGAGAGGAGTACTTCATTCGGCTTGACAACTCCAATCAAAATTCGCCCCAGTCCTCATTGTCGAATACATCTCCTGGAGCTGCTGCGCGGTCAACAACGGTCAACAGGGCTTTACTTCAGTTTACGCAGCGTCTTCTGCAAGGTAAAGTCGGTAACAGCAATCGGTTTCTGAACAGCTACGCTAACCAGATGGATGATTCcatggagagaggaaagaggaccTGGCCGGGCGAAGAGCCACCGATCTCATTGGACCTGACGTTCCATCTGCTGAGGGAAGTTCTAGAAATGGCTCGAGACGAGCAATTAGTTCAGCAGGCATATAGTAACCGGAAAATGATGGACATATTCGGGAAATGA